One segment of Macrotis lagotis isolate mMagLag1 chromosome 1, bilby.v1.9.chrom.fasta, whole genome shotgun sequence DNA contains the following:
- the ATF5 gene encoding cyclic AMP-dependent transcription factor ATF-5, translating into MSLLAALGLELDRALLPASGLGWRVDYGKLPLAPAPLGPYEALGGAPEGGLPGGSEPLAGDGFSDWMTERVDFTALLPLEPPGALPPASPSPSPPDLEAMASLLKKELEQMEDFFLEAPLPPPSPVPAPLPLPPFDLPQAPLDTLDLLTFYCAGEPGRGEGEGAEGFRAPPPPALAPRPAPYPAPPSRGDRKQKKRDQNKSAALRYRQRKRAEGEALEGECQGLEARNRELRERAESVEREIQYVKDLLIEVYKARSQRLRSA; encoded by the exons ATGTCCCTCCTGGCGGCCCTGGGGCTGGAGCTGGACAGGGCCCTGCTCCCAGCTAGCGGGCTGGGCTGGCGGGTGGACTACGGGAAGCTCCCCCTGGCCCCCGCCCCGCTGGGCCCCTATGAGGCCCTGGGCGGAGCCCCGGAGGGGGGGCTTCCCGGGGGCAGCGAGCCCCTGGCAG GTGACGGCTTCTCCGACTGGATGACGGAGCGGGTGGACTTCACGGCCTTGCTGCCCCTGGAGCCCCCCGGCGCCCTCCCGCCGGCCTCCCCGTCCCCGTCCCCGCCAGACCTGGAGGCCATGGCCTCCCTGCTGAAGAAGGAGCTGGAGCAGATGGAGGACTTCTTCCTGGAAGCCCCGCTGCCGCCCCCCTCCCCCGTGCCCGCGCCCCTCCCTCTGCCCCCCTTTGACCTCCCCCAGGCCCCCCTGGATACCCTCGACCTGCTGACCTTCTACTGCGCGGGGGAGCCGGGCAGGGGCGAAGGGGAGGGCGCGGAGGGCTTCCGAGCCCCCCCGCCGCCCGCCCTCGCCCCCCGCCCGGCCCCCTACCCCGCGCCCCCCTCGCGGGGAGACCGCAAGCAGAAAAAGCGCGACCAGAACAAGTCGGCGGCCCTGCGGTACCGGCAGAGGAAGCGGGCCGAGGGGGAGGCCCTGGAGGGCGAATGCCAGGGCCTGGAGGCCCGCAACCGCGAGCTGCGGGAACGCGCCGAGTCGGTGGAGCGGGAGATCCAGTACGTGAAGGACCTGCTCATCGAGGTGTACAAGGCCCGCAGCCAGCGGCTCCGCAGCGCCTAG